One genomic region from Listeria monocytogenes encodes:
- a CDS encoding YycH family regulatory protein — translation MMKKTGFRSFILTILVVLSIVLSYFIWKGQPDYEAINVKEVEKTTIDKTMTTSQVFKPYKLAVNANENNYQSLDADLLNELMAQGKAFSFSEVVLASKKSSEDYEKLIHKNGTIEIIFPNNIPFSIFAQIFQVEGEGLESAFFNRIVFDINKTDTGLHSVYFTNDDQENIYQSSLQNKDIDKIEKIVKKNESKLTQNDKLISNKRNLFLSSEKTKLNRKKYIIDSLEINLFTSALFQDSGTVKSEGNTYTDGSSVIEMDTDNKVLEYVNPSQERTNPEDLSSVKRAGLIQDSFNFVNDHAGWTGDGAYYFTGYAAESATTNFSLFIDNLQVYNENGMADISVTEGLEAVYKYMRPFFRLDTDVPGEKKEVTLPSSYSVYSALAQNPNVKAEEIEDIVPGYHMTRSESSGMNRLVTLEPTWLYKYHDKWFIFQPDAEKAGE, via the coding sequence ATGATGAAAAAAACAGGATTTCGCTCATTTATACTAACCATTTTAGTCGTACTCAGTATTGTCCTAAGCTACTTTATTTGGAAGGGACAACCTGATTACGAAGCAATTAACGTAAAAGAAGTTGAAAAAACAACCATTGACAAGACAATGACAACCTCGCAAGTATTCAAACCATACAAACTAGCTGTAAACGCAAATGAAAATAATTACCAAAGTTTAGATGCTGATTTATTAAACGAACTAATGGCGCAAGGTAAAGCCTTTAGTTTCTCGGAAGTAGTATTAGCTAGTAAAAAAAGTAGTGAAGACTATGAGAAATTAATCCATAAAAATGGAACTATCGAGATTATTTTCCCCAATAATATTCCGTTCTCTATCTTTGCTCAAATTTTTCAAGTAGAAGGGGAAGGGCTTGAGTCAGCGTTCTTTAATCGAATTGTTTTTGATATTAACAAAACGGATACAGGGCTACATTCGGTTTATTTCACAAATGACGATCAAGAAAATATTTACCAAAGTTCTTTGCAAAATAAAGACATTGATAAAATCGAAAAAATTGTTAAAAAGAATGAAAGCAAGCTGACTCAAAATGATAAGCTAATTTCAAACAAACGCAATCTTTTCCTAAGCTCTGAAAAAACGAAACTAAATCGCAAAAAATATATCATCGATTCGCTTGAAATTAATTTATTCACGTCCGCACTATTCCAAGATTCTGGTACTGTTAAAAGTGAAGGAAACACATACACAGATGGTTCAAGTGTCATTGAAATGGATACAGATAATAAAGTATTAGAGTATGTAAATCCATCACAAGAACGTACTAATCCAGAAGACCTCAGCAGTGTTAAACGAGCTGGACTTATTCAAGATAGTTTTAACTTTGTGAACGACCATGCTGGCTGGACTGGTGACGGCGCTTACTATTTCACAGGTTATGCCGCGGAAAGTGCGACGACTAATTTCAGTTTATTCATCGATAATTTACAAGTGTACAATGAGAATGGTATGGCGGATATTTCTGTAACAGAAGGACTTGAAGCTGTTTATAAGTACATGAGGCCATTTTTCCGTTTAGATACAGATGTTCCGGGAGAGAAAAAAGAAGTTACGTTACCATCATCTTATTCTGTCTATAGTGCTCTTGCCCAAAATCCTAACGTTAAAGCAGAAGAAATTGAAGATATTGTTCCTGGTTATCATATGACTAGGAGCGAATCTTCAGGCATGAATCGTCTTGTGACATTAGAGCCGACATGGCTGTATAAGTATCATGACAAATGGTTCATCTTCCAACCAGACGCAGAAAAGGCGGGTGAATAA
- a CDS encoding pyridoxal phosphate-dependent aminotransferase: MKISKRLQNLPDQFFSSLVEKVGKKVAEGHDVINLGQGNPDQPTPKHIVEAMKTASEKPLNHKYSLFRGKQELKQAAADFYAREYNVTIDPNTEVAILFGTKTGLVELPMCLMDPGDTMLLPDPGYPDYLSGVVLGEVQFEKMPLIAANNFLPDFTKIPEDIAEKTELMYLNYPNNPTGAVATADFFEDTVAFAKNHNIVVAHDFAYGGIGFDGKKPISFLETNGAKEVGIELYTLSKTYNMAGWRVGFAVGNSEVIEAINLIQDHMYVSLFPGIQDAAIEALTGDQTCVRELTARYENRRDAFISACREIGWEAVAPAGSFFAWMPVPEDFTSSEFADYLLEEVSVAVADGSGFGEFGEGYVRVGLLMDEERLEEAVTRVSKLHLFDKVTQQ, encoded by the coding sequence ATGAAAATTTCCAAACGCTTGCAAAATTTACCAGATCAGTTTTTTTCTAGCCTTGTTGAAAAAGTTGGAAAAAAGGTGGCAGAAGGGCATGATGTCATTAACTTAGGACAAGGAAACCCAGACCAGCCAACACCCAAACATATTGTGGAAGCGATGAAAACAGCTTCAGAAAAACCACTTAACCACAAATATTCTTTGTTTCGTGGAAAACAGGAGCTTAAACAAGCCGCGGCTGATTTTTATGCGCGTGAATATAATGTAACGATTGATCCAAACACAGAAGTAGCCATTTTATTTGGGACAAAAACTGGTTTGGTGGAGTTGCCGATGTGTTTAATGGACCCAGGTGATACGATGCTTTTACCTGATCCGGGCTACCCTGATTATTTGTCAGGAGTAGTGTTAGGTGAAGTTCAATTTGAAAAAATGCCGCTTATTGCCGCAAATAATTTTTTACCAGATTTCACTAAAATTCCAGAAGACATAGCCGAAAAAACTGAATTAATGTATTTAAATTACCCTAATAATCCAACTGGCGCAGTAGCAACGGCAGATTTCTTTGAAGATACAGTCGCTTTTGCCAAGAATCATAATATCGTTGTTGCGCACGATTTCGCATATGGAGGTATTGGCTTTGACGGTAAAAAACCAATTAGTTTTTTAGAAACGAACGGTGCGAAAGAAGTTGGAATTGAACTTTATACACTTTCGAAAACGTATAATATGGCTGGGTGGCGCGTTGGTTTTGCAGTGGGGAACAGCGAAGTTATCGAAGCAATTAATCTTATTCAAGATCATATGTATGTAAGTCTTTTTCCAGGAATTCAAGATGCTGCAATAGAAGCTTTAACAGGAGATCAGACTTGTGTGCGAGAATTAACTGCACGGTATGAAAATCGTAGGGATGCCTTTATTTCTGCTTGTAGGGAGATCGGTTGGGAGGCAGTTGCGCCGGCTGGTTCGTTCTTTGCTTGGATGCCAGTCCCTGAAGACTTTACAAGTAGCGAATTTGCTGATTATCTGCTAGAAGAGGTGAGTGTTGCCGTTGCGGATGGTAGTGGTTTTGGGGAGTTTGGTGAAGGTTACGTCCGCGTAGGTCTTTTAATGGATGAAGAGCGCTTGGAAGAAGCAGTAACGCGAGTTTCCAAATTGCATTTGTTCGATAAAGTTACACAGCAGTAG
- the yycF gene encoding response regulator YycF, with the protein MAEKKILVVDDEKPIADIVKFNLNKEGFDVYCAYDGDEALELVEEVQPDLILLDIMLPGRDGIEVCREVRKKYDMPIIMVTAKDSEIDKVIGLELGADDYVTKPFSNRELIARVKANLRRHSQVSSSTAEEEENSELEIGSLIIHPDAYVASKRGETIELTHREFELLHYLAKHMGQVMTREHLLQTVWGYDYFGDVRTVDVTVRRLREKIEDNPSHPAWLVTRRGVGYYLRNPEQE; encoded by the coding sequence ATGGCAGAAAAGAAAATTCTTGTAGTAGATGACGAAAAACCGATTGCGGATATAGTTAAGTTTAATCTAAATAAAGAAGGCTTTGATGTATATTGCGCCTATGATGGCGATGAAGCGTTAGAACTTGTAGAAGAAGTTCAGCCAGATTTGATTTTACTGGATATTATGCTTCCAGGTCGTGATGGTATTGAGGTATGTCGTGAAGTTCGTAAAAAATATGATATGCCAATAATTATGGTAACAGCGAAAGACTCCGAAATTGATAAAGTTATCGGACTGGAACTTGGTGCGGATGACTATGTAACGAAGCCATTCAGTAACCGTGAATTAATCGCTCGTGTGAAAGCCAACTTGCGCCGTCACAGCCAAGTAAGCTCAAGCACAGCCGAGGAAGAAGAAAACAGCGAACTAGAAATCGGTTCTCTTATTATTCATCCAGACGCATATGTGGCCTCTAAACGTGGAGAAACAATCGAACTTACGCATCGTGAATTCGAATTACTACACTATTTAGCAAAACATATGGGACAAGTTATGACACGGGAACATTTACTCCAAACTGTTTGGGGCTACGACTACTTCGGCGATGTTCGTACGGTGGATGTTACCGTTCGTCGTTTACGTGAAAAAATTGAAGATAATCCAAGTCACCCAGCATGGTTAGTAACTAGACGCGGAGTTGGTTATTATTTACGCAATCCTGAACAAGAATAA
- a CDS encoding MetQ/NlpA family ABC transporter substrate-binding protein: MKKLTKGLGILLASSLVLGLAACGGGSDDKALSTEKITIGTTAGPHQQIAEEVQKLAKKDGLEIKIKTFDDYNTPNTALNDGDLDANNYQTIPFLEQQKKDKGYKLDVAFKTVAFPMGIYSNDIKDLKNLKKGDKIAVPNDPSNEYRGLKLFEDAGVIKLKDGVEEKATKKDIAENPLDLEIVELEASQIPAQLDEVAAAAINTNFAMGAGLSINKDAIYHEPTKDNPYPNVFVVRSANKDDEVVKTLEKYYHSDEVKAFIEKEFNGSVVPAF; encoded by the coding sequence ATGAAAAAATTAACAAAAGGGTTAGGAATTTTACTTGCATCAAGCCTTGTTTTAGGATTAGCAGCATGTGGAGGAGGCAGTGACGATAAAGCCTTGAGCACAGAAAAAATCACCATTGGAACAACTGCAGGACCTCACCAACAAATCGCTGAAGAAGTTCAAAAATTAGCGAAAAAAGACGGTCTTGAAATCAAAATCAAAACATTTGATGATTATAATACACCAAATACAGCTTTAAACGATGGTGATTTGGATGCGAATAACTACCAAACAATCCCATTTTTAGAGCAACAAAAGAAAGATAAAGGCTACAAATTAGATGTTGCTTTTAAAACAGTAGCTTTCCCAATGGGTATTTACTCCAACGATATTAAAGACTTAAAAAATCTTAAAAAAGGCGACAAAATTGCCGTTCCAAACGATCCAAGTAACGAATACCGTGGTTTAAAACTATTTGAAGATGCTGGCGTTATTAAATTAAAAGATGGCGTGGAAGAAAAAGCAACGAAAAAAGACATTGCTGAAAACCCGCTTGACCTTGAAATCGTTGAACTTGAAGCTTCTCAAATCCCTGCACAATTAGATGAAGTCGCAGCCGCAGCTATCAATACTAACTTTGCAATGGGCGCTGGACTTTCTATTAATAAAGATGCCATTTACCACGAACCTACAAAAGACAATCCATATCCAAATGTTTTCGTTGTTCGTAGTGCCAACAAAGACGATGAAGTCGTAAAAACTTTAGAAAAATATTACCATTCAGATGAAGTAAAAGCATTTATTGAAAAAGAATTTAATGGGTCTGTAGTACCTGCATTCTAG
- a CDS encoding MBL fold metallo-hydrolase has protein sequence MFANKILTEKDTDQIRFSILASGSSGNATLVETGDQKILIDCGLSGKKMEGLFAQVGRDMNDLDAILITHEHSDHIKGLGVLARKYKLPIYANAKTWKAMDNMIGEVSSDQKFQFDMETVKTFGSMQVESFGVSHDAIEPMFYIFHKGNKKFVMITDTGYVSDRMKGHIAGADAYLFESNHDVEMLRMGRYPWNVKRRILGDEGHVSNEDAAIAMSEVITDQTKRIYLGHLSKDNNMKELARMSVTQTLMAEGIDVGGKLEIFDTDPDNATSIFTI, from the coding sequence ATGTTCGCAAATAAAATTTTAACGGAAAAAGATACGGACCAAATCCGATTTAGTATATTAGCCAGTGGAAGCTCAGGGAATGCCACACTTGTCGAAACCGGAGACCAAAAAATTCTGATCGATTGTGGTTTGAGTGGAAAGAAAATGGAAGGACTATTCGCGCAAGTTGGTCGTGATATGAACGATTTAGACGCGATTCTAATTACTCACGAACATTCAGATCATATTAAAGGTCTTGGTGTGCTTGCTCGTAAATACAAACTCCCTATTTATGCTAACGCGAAAACGTGGAAAGCCATGGATAATATGATTGGCGAAGTCTCTTCAGATCAAAAATTCCAATTTGATATGGAAACAGTAAAAACCTTTGGTAGTATGCAAGTGGAATCTTTTGGAGTCTCTCATGATGCAATTGAGCCGATGTTTTACATATTTCATAAAGGGAATAAAAAATTTGTAATGATAACGGACACTGGTTATGTAAGCGACCGAATGAAAGGTCATATTGCGGGGGCTGATGCTTATCTTTTTGAAAGTAATCATGATGTAGAAATGCTTCGAATGGGACGCTATCCGTGGAATGTGAAACGCAGAATTCTAGGTGATGAAGGTCACGTGAGCAATGAGGACGCTGCAATAGCAATGAGTGAAGTTATTACCGATCAAACAAAACGAATTTATTTGGGACACCTTAGTAAAGACAACAATATGAAAGAACTTGCGAGAATGAGCGTAACACAAACACTTATGGCAGAAGGTATTGATGTTGGGGGCAAACTAGAAATTTTTGACACAGACCCTGATAATGCTACATCTATCTTTACTATTTAA
- a CDS encoding two-component system regulatory protein YycI produces MDWRKTQMIFIVTLLILNVFLAVIFFNKQLSDDPDTLGNETLEERLKADNISHPDLSTKPTSGSIFTTERAAFTTKDVSDLTGQAITLKDNNKQIYSVLQTPVKAGKKGSNPEFQKFMESDVYRGESYQFWNYDKDARTLTFNQLINNNMVLFDEAGQITFYLDQDDRVISYEQTWMSKQDDLKDKTNLMSATDALEAVYQHGELKQDSDVVSATFGYYTTVQLPSGNVYFPVWCFEVKHSGETNYVLVNAKDEQVINQSENKSTTEPGAELSSRQKAK; encoded by the coding sequence ATGGATTGGCGTAAAACACAAATGATTTTTATTGTGACTCTCCTCATTCTTAACGTCTTTTTAGCAGTAATATTTTTCAACAAGCAACTATCAGATGACCCAGATACACTCGGAAATGAAACGCTAGAAGAACGATTAAAAGCAGATAATATCTCTCATCCTGATTTATCGACCAAACCTACTAGCGGCTCTATCTTCACTACAGAGCGAGCAGCTTTTACAACAAAAGATGTGAGCGATCTTACAGGGCAAGCCATTACGCTTAAAGATAACAATAAACAAATCTATTCTGTCCTACAAACTCCAGTAAAAGCTGGCAAAAAAGGTAGTAACCCAGAATTTCAAAAATTTATGGAATCGGATGTTTATCGCGGGGAATCCTATCAATTTTGGAATTATGACAAAGATGCTCGGACGCTTACTTTTAATCAATTAATTAATAATAATATGGTTCTATTTGATGAAGCGGGACAAATTACTTTTTATTTAGATCAAGATGACCGAGTGATCTCATACGAGCAAACTTGGATGTCCAAGCAAGATGATTTAAAAGATAAAACCAATTTAATGTCCGCAACAGATGCATTAGAAGCGGTATATCAGCACGGAGAATTGAAGCAAGACAGCGACGTGGTTTCTGCAACATTTGGCTATTACACGACAGTACAGCTACCCTCTGGAAATGTATACTTCCCCGTTTGGTGTTTTGAAGTAAAACATTCGGGCGAAACTAACTACGTCCTCGTAAATGCCAAAGACGAACAAGTAATTAATCAATCAGAAAACAAATCAACAACTGAACCTGGTGCAGAATTATCAAGCCGCCAAAAAGCTAAATAA
- the htrA gene encoding serine protease HtrA, with amino-acid sequence MDEKEKNLNENSENESTPKREVEDTLHTPESAQPVQETPIVEGVTPEGEKFAGATEDAAEASSTNAFFEEASNKESEPARPAPGPRRAGTTGGGAVPPTNRVNNGGSGNGNGEPPKRGKHFIGYFLTALIGVIIGGLIIFFVAWDNGDNADTTSNSNNKATKVEKVSVDTTSDVTKAVDKVQDAVVSVLNYQSSSSLDGTTTSEQEASSGSGVIYKKANGKAYIVTNNHVVADANKLEVTFTNGKKSEAKLLGTDEWNDLAVLEIDDKNVTTVAAFGDSDSLKLGEPAIAIGSPLGTEFSGSVTQGIISGLNRAVPVDTNGDGTEDWEADVIQTDAAINPGNSGGALINIEGQVIGINSMKISMENVEGISFAIPSNTVEPIIEQLETKGEVERPSLGVSLRDVDTIPETQQKNILKLPDSVDYGAMVQQVVSGSAADKAGLKQYDVIVELNGQKVTNSMTLRKILYGNDVKIGDKVKVKYYRDGKEKSTDIKLEAAKTTT; translated from the coding sequence ATGGACGAGAAAGAAAAGAATTTAAATGAAAACAGCGAGAATGAAAGCACGCCGAAAAGAGAGGTCGAGGATACTTTACATACACCGGAGAGCGCGCAACCAGTCCAAGAAACTCCTATTGTAGAAGGCGTGACCCCAGAAGGGGAGAAATTTGCCGGAGCGACAGAAGATGCAGCCGAGGCGAGTTCTACAAATGCATTTTTTGAAGAAGCAAGTAATAAAGAATCAGAACCTGCTAGACCGGCTCCAGGGCCAAGACGCGCTGGTACAACTGGTGGCGGGGCAGTCCCACCTACTAATAGAGTGAATAATGGCGGAAGTGGTAACGGGAATGGTGAACCACCGAAACGCGGCAAACACTTTATTGGTTACTTTTTAACAGCACTTATTGGTGTTATTATCGGAGGACTTATTATTTTCTTTGTCGCTTGGGATAATGGCGATAACGCAGATACAACTTCAAACTCAAATAATAAAGCTACCAAAGTAGAAAAAGTTTCGGTAGATACAACATCAGATGTAACAAAAGCAGTAGACAAAGTGCAAGATGCGGTGGTCAGTGTACTAAATTACCAATCATCTTCATCCCTTGATGGAACAACGACTTCTGAACAAGAAGCTTCATCAGGATCTGGTGTTATTTATAAAAAGGCAAATGGAAAAGCCTACATCGTAACAAATAATCACGTTGTTGCTGATGCAAATAAATTAGAAGTAACTTTTACAAACGGTAAAAAATCCGAAGCAAAATTACTCGGAACAGACGAATGGAACGATTTAGCTGTTCTTGAAATTGATGATAAAAATGTTACTACAGTCGCTGCATTCGGCGATTCAGATTCATTAAAACTTGGTGAACCAGCAATTGCAATTGGTAGCCCACTAGGAACGGAATTTTCCGGTTCTGTAACACAAGGTATTATTTCTGGTCTAAACCGTGCAGTACCAGTTGATACAAATGGCGACGGAACAGAAGACTGGGAAGCAGATGTTATCCAAACAGATGCAGCAATCAATCCAGGTAACAGTGGTGGAGCTTTAATTAACATTGAAGGCCAAGTAATCGGTATCAACTCAATGAAAATTTCGATGGAAAACGTAGAAGGTATTAGCTTTGCAATTCCAAGTAACACAGTAGAACCAATCATCGAACAACTAGAAACAAAAGGCGAAGTAGAACGTCCATCTCTAGGTGTATCCTTACGTGACGTTGATACAATTCCAGAAACACAACAAAAAAATATCTTGAAATTACCTGATAGCGTAGATTACGGCGCAATGGTACAACAAGTAGTATCCGGTTCTGCAGCAGACAAAGCAGGCTTGAAACAATACGATGTTATTGTTGAACTAAACGGCCAAAAAGTAACAAACTCCATGACATTACGCAAAATTCTATACGGTAACGACGTGAAAATTGGCGATAAAGTCAAAGTAAAATACTATCGTGACGGTAAAGAAAAATCCACAGATATTAAATTAGAAGCAGCAAAAACAACTACATGA
- the rlmH gene encoding 23S rRNA (pseudouridine(1915)-N(3))-methyltransferase RlmH has protein sequence MNIQIVTVGKLKEKYLVQGIAEYLKRLSAYAKVTIVEVPDEKAPEVLSDAEMKQVKDKEGVRILAKIPDDAHVIALAIDGKMKSSEEFAADLDKLATYGKSKVTFVIGGSLGLSEAVLKRSNERISFGRLTLPHQLMRLVLVEQVYRAFRIVRGEPYHK, from the coding sequence ATGAATATCCAAATTGTAACGGTCGGGAAATTAAAAGAAAAATATTTAGTACAAGGAATCGCCGAATATTTAAAACGACTTAGCGCCTACGCGAAAGTGACGATTGTTGAAGTTCCGGATGAAAAAGCCCCGGAAGTATTGAGTGACGCGGAAATGAAGCAAGTGAAGGATAAAGAGGGTGTGCGGATTTTAGCGAAGATTCCGGATGATGCCCATGTGATAGCGCTGGCGATTGATGGGAAAATGAAGTCGAGCGAGGAATTTGCGGCGGATTTGGATAAGCTGGCGACGTATGGTAAAAGTAAGGTGACGTTTGTGATTGGTGGATCGCTGGGGCTTAGTGAGGCAGTGTTGAAGCGGAGTAATGAGCGGATTTCGTTTGGTAGGTTGACGTTGCCGCACCAGTTGATGAGATTGGTGCTGGTGGAGCAGGTTTATCGGGCGTTTCGGATTGTTCGTGGGGAGCCTTATCATAAGTAG
- the walK gene encoding cell wall metabolism sensor histidine kinase WalK, translated as MHKMRFFQSVQFKLVIMYLLLIIVAMQVIGAYFVRELEGQLEKNFQDSITNSITLLDYNAREEIIKNSDNSVKLQNDIRELLVDYSRASSNLIEVRIVDDKGKILGTSNLNNQGIVGQKSNDPLVKRTLSLGTTSEDKIYKDESNKNNRVWVNVSSIKNKGQVIGAIYLVADIESVYKQVDDITNIFITGTLIAMIITAVLGILLSRTITKPIVEMKRQAYAMARGNYSRKVKVYGVDEIGELADSFNTLTKRVQEAQAMTEGERRKLSSVLAYMTDGVIATDRRGKVILINTPAEKMLRVKHESANGRSIIDVLDIGDTYQFEDLMEVDGSLTMDRSTLDKPYVLRANFSVIQRETGFNNGVIAVLHDITDQEKVDQERRDFVSNVSHELRTPLTSMHSYLEALSDGAWEDKEIAPRFLEVTQNETERMIRLVNDLLKLSRMDGGREQLEKSFVNFTDFFNHIIDRFEMMKKETIMFKRHIPREPVIIEIDEDKVMQVLDNIISNANKYSPDGGRISFYLKKFEDEIEVSIADEGLGVPDEDLANVFDRFFRVDKARSREMGGTGLGLAIAREVIEAHGGRIWAERNKNKGTIIKFTLPYSDLPEDDWE; from the coding sequence ATGCATAAAATGAGATTTTTTCAGTCCGTACAATTTAAGTTAGTTATTATGTATTTGCTACTAATTATCGTTGCAATGCAAGTAATCGGCGCGTATTTTGTACGTGAACTGGAAGGACAACTGGAGAAAAATTTTCAAGATTCTATTACAAATAGTATTACCTTGCTGGATTATAATGCTAGAGAAGAAATTATTAAAAATAGCGACAACTCCGTCAAGTTACAAAATGATATTAGAGAACTCTTAGTCGACTATTCGCGTGCAAGCAGCAACTTAATCGAAGTAAGAATAGTAGATGACAAAGGAAAAATTCTCGGAACATCGAATTTAAATAACCAAGGAATTGTTGGCCAAAAAAGCAACGATCCACTTGTAAAACGAACATTATCACTTGGAACGACTTCCGAGGACAAAATCTATAAAGATGAATCAAATAAAAATAACCGCGTTTGGGTGAATGTATCCTCCATCAAAAATAAAGGCCAAGTGATAGGGGCTATTTATCTTGTCGCTGATATTGAAAGCGTATATAAACAGGTAGATGATATTACCAATATTTTCATCACAGGTACTTTGATTGCGATGATTATTACAGCCGTCCTTGGAATTCTATTATCGCGAACCATTACTAAACCGATTGTCGAAATGAAACGTCAAGCTTATGCGATGGCTCGCGGGAACTATAGCCGCAAAGTTAAAGTATATGGTGTCGATGAAATTGGGGAACTGGCCGATTCTTTTAATACGTTAACGAAACGAGTCCAAGAAGCCCAAGCAATGACTGAAGGGGAACGACGCAAATTATCTTCAGTACTCGCATATATGACAGATGGCGTAATTGCAACCGACCGCCGCGGGAAAGTAATTCTCATTAATACGCCCGCAGAAAAAATGCTCCGCGTGAAACATGAAAGTGCGAATGGACGCTCGATTATTGATGTTTTAGACATCGGGGACACGTACCAGTTCGAAGATTTAATGGAAGTGGATGGTTCGTTAACAATGGACCGTAGTACTCTCGACAAACCTTACGTGCTTCGTGCCAATTTCTCGGTTATTCAAAGAGAAACTGGCTTTAACAATGGGGTTATCGCGGTACTTCACGATATTACAGATCAAGAAAAAGTGGACCAAGAACGTCGCGACTTCGTATCCAATGTATCACATGAACTAAGAACCCCACTTACCAGTATGCATAGCTATTTAGAAGCATTAAGCGATGGCGCGTGGGAAGATAAAGAAATCGCTCCACGTTTCCTTGAAGTAACGCAAAATGAGACCGAGCGAATGATTCGTCTCGTTAATGACCTGCTCAAACTTTCCAGAATGGACGGCGGCAGGGAACAACTAGAAAAAAGTTTCGTGAACTTTACAGACTTCTTTAACCATATTATTGACCGTTTTGAAATGATGAAAAAAGAAACAATCATGTTCAAACGCCATATTCCAAGAGAACCAGTCATCATCGAAATTGATGAAGATAAAGTAATGCAAGTGCTTGATAATATTATTTCTAACGCCAATAAATATTCACCAGATGGTGGCCGCATTTCGTTCTATCTGAAAAAATTTGAAGATGAAATTGAAGTGAGCATTGCCGATGAAGGTTTAGGCGTACCAGACGAAGATTTAGCAAATGTATTCGACCGATTCTTCCGCGTAGACAAAGCGCGCTCGCGAGAAATGGGAGGAACAGGGTTAGGACTCGCTATTGCTCGAGAAGTTATCGAAGCACATGGCGGTCGAATTTGGGCCGAACGTAATAAGAATAAAGGAACCATAATTAAATTCACCCTGCCATACAGTGACTTACCGGAGGATGATTGGGAATGA